The following are encoded in a window of Amaranthus tricolor cultivar Red isolate AtriRed21 chromosome 2, ASM2621246v1, whole genome shotgun sequence genomic DNA:
- the LOC130805786 gene encoding E3 ubiquitin-protein ligase RZFP34-like, with translation MSSECVTELSMDFPQKSSSSSLDLMDSASGNHGCRHYRRRCKIRAPCCNQIFDCRHCHNEAKNSVEIDLLDRHDIPRHEIRKVVCSLCGVEQDVRHNCINCGVFMGKYFCSICNFFDDDVSKQQYHCDQCGICRTGGKDNFFHCSSCGCCYPKTMEGTHRCLEKAMHHDCPVCCEFLFDTTKAVSVLACGHTMHLECAKQMEQHYRYACPICLKSMCDMSIVWRKLDEEVASTPLPEECQRMVSILCNDCEANSQVQYHVLAHKCPNCLSYNTKLR, from the exons ATGAGCAGTGAATGTGTGACGGAATTATCCATGGATTTCCCACaaaaatcatcatcttcttcactCGATTTGATGGATTCTGCATCTGGGAATCATGG ATGCAGGCATTATAGGAGAAGATGTAAAATTAGAGCACCTTGTTGTAATCAGATTTTTGATTGTAGGCATTGCCATAATGAAGCTAAG AATTCTGTCGAAATTGATCTTCTGGATCGACATGATATTCCGCGCCATGAGATTAGAAAG GTTGTATGCTCTCTATGTGGTGTGGAACAAGAT GTTCGACATAATTGCATCAACTGCGGGGTTTTCATGGGGAAGTACTTCTGCTCAATATGCAATTtctttgatgatgat GTCTCAAAGCAGCAGTACCATTGTGATCAATGTGGAATTTGCAG AACCGGTGGAAAAGAtaacttttttcattgttcgtcgtgTG gttgttgttATCCAAAAACTATGGAGGGTACACATAGGTGCTTGGAGAAAGCAATGCATCATGATTGTCCTGTTTGTTGCGAG TTTCTATTTGATACAACGAAAGCTGTGAGTGTACTTGCTTGTGGGCATACAATGCACTTGGAATGTGCTAAACAGATGGAGCAGCATTATCG GTATGCGTGCCCAATTTGCTTGAAATCTATGTGTGATATGTCAATAGTTTGGAGGAAGCTAGACGAAGAG GTAGCGTCTACACCACTGCCTGAGGAGTGTCAGAGGATG GTGTCGATTCTTTGCAACGATTGTGAGGCTAATTCTCAAGTTCAGTACCATGTATTGGCTCACAAATGCCCGAATTGCTTATCCTACAACACAAAATTGCGATGA
- the LOC130805187 gene encoding benzyl alcohol O-benzoyltransferase-like codes for MALAQDTTPLALTVTRGEPELVYPAQPTPRELKPLSDIDDQEGLRFQMPAIMFYRADPSLQEKDPIKVVKDALAKALVFFYPYAGRLVEGPKRKLVLDCTSEGVPFIEAKTDARLEDFGDEIHPPFPLDELLYDIPGTDGMIGTPVLIVQVTRLGCGGFIVTLRANHAICDGTGVMQLMNAVGEMARGFSAPSVLPVWDRERLLARESPKVTFPHPEYEQHEGDSHAHGDPNLVQKTFLFGPSELAALRRHVPTHIKQFSTFDILSASLWRCRTIALGLDPNEKIALCFAVNARNKFDPPLPKGYYGNACAFPAVCAKAGDICKNDIAYILELIRKAKSEVNEEYMRSIMNLMVIKDRPHFITHQTYVVSDLRHLGFADVDFGWGKPVFGGPASNGSIPDASFFISFKNRKGETMIMVPISLTPSVMDVFMKELQEMLQAHS; via the exons ATGGCCCTTGCACAAGACACTACTCCCCTCGCGTTAACGGTTACACGAGGGGAACCTGAGCTGGTGTATCCGGCACAACCCACCCCGAGAGAGTTAAAACCCCTCTCGGACATTGATGATCAAGAGGGGTTACGGTTTCAAATGCCGGCTATTATGTTCTACCGAGCTGACCCTTCTTTGCAAGAGAAAGATCCGATTAAGGTTGTGAAGGATGCTCTGGCTAAGGCTCTCGTGTTTTTTTACCCCTATGCAGGTCGACTAGTCGAAGGGCCAAAACGAAAGCTCGTTCTCGACTGCACCAGTGAAGGTGTGCCCTTCATTGAGGCTAAAACTGATGCTAGACTTGAGGATTTTGGTGATGAAATACACCCACCATTTCCTTTAGATGAGTTGTTGTATGATATTCCTGGTACTGATGGCATGATTGGTACTCCTGTGCTCATTGTGCAg GTAACACGTCTAGGATGTGGTGGATTCATCGTAACCCTACGAGCGAATCATGCAATCTGCGACGGTACGGGAGTAATGCAACTCATGAATGCTGTTGGAGAAATGGCTAGAGGCTTCTCAGCACCGTCCGTCTTGCCTGTTTGGGATCGCGAGCGTTTACTCGCAAGAGAATCGCCAAAAGTGACGTTCCCACATCCCGAGTACGAGCAACACGAAGGCGACAGTCATGCCCATGGTGATCCCAATCTTgttcaaaaaacatttttattcgGTCCAAGCGAGCTCGCTGCTCTACGTCGACATGTTCCTACACATATCAAACAATTTTCTACGTTCGACATACTTAGTGCTTCGTTGTGGCGTTGTCGTACCATCGCACTTGGATTAGACCCTAATGAGAAAATTGCATTATGTTTTGCCGTCAATGCGAGGAATAAATTTGATCCACCACTTCCAAAGGGTTATTATGGAAATGCATGTGCATTTCCCGCGGTTTGTGCAAAAGCCGGGGATATTTGCAAAAATGATATTGCGTATATTTTGGAATTGATAAGAAAAGCGAAAAGTGAAGTTAACGAAGAATATAtgagatcaataatgaatcttATGGTGATTAAAGATAGACCACATTTTATTACACACCAAACCTATGTGGTGTCGGATCTAAGACATTTAGGGTTTGCGGACGTGGATTTTGGGTGGGGAAAACCCGTTTTTGGAGGACCCGCAAGTAACGGGTCCATCCCGGATGCAAGtttcttcatttcatttaaGAATAGGAAAGGTGAGACTATGATCATGGTGCCTATTTCATTGACTCCTTCGGTTATGGACGTATTCATGAAGGAATTGCAGGAGATGCTTCAAGCACATTCTTAA
- the LOC130805186 gene encoding protein SOSEKI 3, with translation MEGRMKKYGQVSPERAKVWKERSPKYVQNRKVPVVYYLCRNRQLEHPHFIEVPISSSEGLYLRDVIERLNILRGRGMASMYSWSCKRSYKSGFVWHDLCEDDLIRPAHGDEYILKGSEIIDDSNSGRFSPVGVYRMHNLKQLPEPPSSRSQDDTSPSTSTDDKEAKHPREEEISPPSQRSGSSAVSPESRAGSHSPWGASLSLTEYKLPKSDGATDASTQTEDNVRQVKNKETCIRGVSTEEATLDGENHENSQAHTDSIKPNVEVPGESVSPPSSSSASSSGGKAETLESLIRSDLSKINSFRRLEEEDMRMPSGSKMKATSMLMQLISCGSISVKDHSFGLIPIYRPRFSDSKFPSPLYSTSVMLGELDCLSDNSRLMGLRLEEKEYFSGSLVETKIPKQQSEGRTLKRSSSYNADRSSKQPDSTTNNEDAPSTKTKCIPKSIKTSLSKPRSESLRSPVSDKPRVSSDGGRESRIISYGSSNGGSKRISEPSSGKNPSTRVNSFREEEKVVKIEES, from the exons ATGGAAGGAAGGATGAAGAAGTACGGACAAGTGAGTCCAGAAAGAGCGAAAGTATGGAAAGAAAGGTCCCCAAAATATGTGCAGAATCGTAAAGTTCCAGTTGTTTACTATCTATGTCGAAATCGACAACTTGAACATCCTCATTTTATTGAAGTTCCTATTTCTTCTTCTGAGGGTCTTTACCTGAGAG ATGTGATTGAGAGGTTGAACATTTTGAGAGGAAGGGGTATGGCTTCAATGTATTCATGGTCTTGTAAAAG AAGCTACAAGAGTGGGTTTGTGTGGCATGATCTCTGCGAAGATGATCTCATTCGTCCTGCTCACGGAGATGAGTATATTCTCAAGGGTTCAGAGATCATTGATGATTCTAACTCAG GTCGTTTCAGCCCTGTTGGTGTTTACAGGATGCACAACTTAAAACAATTGCCTGAACCACCTAGTTCTAGAAGCCAGGATGATACATCTCCTTCAACGAGTACTGACGACAAAGAAGCAAAACATCCCCGTGAAGAGGAGATATCCCCTCCATCCCAACGTTCAGGTTCCTCAGCCGTCTCCCCTGAGTCGAGAGCAGGAAGCCACTCTCCGTGGGGTGCTTCCTTGAGTCTGACCGAATACAAGTTACCCAAGAGTGACGGTGCAACTGATGCATCAACTCAAACCGAGGATAATGTAAGACAAGTCAAAAACAAAGAAACGTGTATTCGAGGTGTTTCAACCGAAGAAGCAACATTAGATGGTGAAAACCATGAGAATTCCCAAGCTCATACTGATAGTATAAAACCGAATGTAGAGGTACCTGGGGAATCTGTGTCCCCACCGTCTTCCTCAAGTGCATCGTCATCTGGAGGGAAGGCGGAAACATTGGAATCTTTAATTAGGTCTGATTTGAGTAAGATTAACAGCTTTAGAAGACTAGAAGAGGAAGATATGCGTATGCCATCCGGTAGTAAAATGAAAGCAACAAGCATGTTGATGCAGCTGATTTCTTGTGGCTCAATATCAGTAAAAGATCATAGTTTTGGGCTGATACCTATCTACAGGCCGAGGTTTTCTGATTCAAAATTTCCCTCCCCGTTATACTCTACTTCGGTTATGTTAGGAGAGCTTGATTGTTTGTCAGACAACTCAAGATTAATGGGTCTCAGACTGGAAGAGAAAGAGTACTTTAGTGGAAGTTTGGTTGAGACTAAAATTCCAAAACAACAAAGCGAAGGGCGTACTCTCAAGCGGTCTTCCTCGTACAATGCCGACAG ATCTTCAAAGCAACCGGATTCAACAACAAACAACGAGGATGCACCCTCCACAAAGACGAAATGCATTCCAAAGTCGATCAAAACCTCTCTTAGCAAGCCAAGAAGTGAATCATTAAGATCTCCTGTTTCAGATAAACCTCGAGTTTCCTCTGATGGAGGTCGAGAATCACGTATCATATCTTATGGTTCATCAAATGGTGGCAGTAAACGGATATCAGAGCCTTCATCAGGGAAAAATCCATCAACACGAGTAAATTCCTTCAGAGAAGAGGAAAAGGTCGTTAAAATCGAAGAAA GCTAA